The Clostridium sp. DL-VIII DNA window TCAATTTTGTTAATTTTATAATACGTTCTTCAACTCTTTTTACTTCATCCTTTGAAATCTTAGGATGTACTTTGTAAAATATTTCTTTACTACTAACCCATAAAGGATCATCATATATTGTCTCATCCACATCAATGTTATATTTTTCTCTTTGACTCCATAAATCTGATGGTAACATTAAAAGCCAATTTAAATTACAAACTACTTTATACCTTTGAGCTATATATTGAACAGTATCTAATGTCTTATTAATATCTGCTTCATCCTCCCATGGGAATCCAATTATGAAAGATAAGAAAATCTTATTTGCAAAACTAGTTATATGCATAATTTCAAGTGATTTACAAAGCTGTGCTACTGTAATGCCTTTTCCTACTAACTTAAGTCCCTCATCATATCCACATTCAACCCCAATTTGCATTCCAGAAATCATATCTTTAGGAATATTATAAAATAAATCGCCTTTAATAATATTCGATACCCTAACTTCTATAAAGTACTTTATTTTTGTTCCATATTTCTCAAATAATCTATGAAATATTTTAGCTGCTCTTTTCGTATCTATCGAAAAACAATCATCTACAAATAAAACGTGGTCAATATCTTCTAAATTTATTATATTCTCCACTAAGTTATCAACCCTATCAACTACGTTTTCAGGCGAATACCCTCTCCAATTATTCCTATGTGGAATTGAACAAAATACGCAACTAAATGCACATCCTCTTGAGGATTCAACCGGGTAAACTTTATATACTCCTTTTTGATACATCAATGAATAATCTGGCTGTTCACAAGTTTCTAGGAATTCTACTGGCAAACTTTTCGCTGATTTATTTATCTTGATCCTACCATTTTTTTTATATGACAGATTTTCTATATAATCTAGTGATTCACCTTTTTCTAGACAGCTTACTAGCTCAGGAAATGTCTTTTCACCTTCACCTCTCATAACAAAATGTGCCCCTGTTGTATTTAGTGCATATTCATCAAAAATTGTTGGATGCAAACCACCTAATGCTATTAATAAATTAGGGAATTCCTTTGATAAATTATTAATAATTATTTTTGATATTCCCCAATTAAATGTATTAACTGAAAATGCTACCAAATCTATACCCTCAAGCTTTTCTGATAATAACTCAAAACTTTTTTGTGGTAGCTCCTCTTCTCCATTAAGCTCTAGATATTCAGAAGGATCTACAATTTTCACATTGTTACCAGCATGTCTTAAAACAGTCTCTAAAACATATAAAGCCATTGGAGGTGCTTCCCAAAGTTCAAATTTTTTTTTTGCAACCATTGCTGGAACAAAAGTTAATAAAATATTCATATTTTCCTCCAATCTCTAAGTAGTCTTTACTAGTATTTGATTAACTTTTCCATAATTATATTTCTTCCCTTATTACATTGATTTTTACTAAATCCTAATGAACTAAGGAAATCTATTTTTCCATTTTCACTTGACAACTCTATTTGGAAAAACAATCTATCAGTTCTTGCTTTTAAGCTATTAAGGTTAATAAATGTCATACTCCATTTTAATAATTCTCCTAAGTTTTCTTTTACAAATTCTATATCATCATCTAAAATGAGAATATATTCTATATTAAAGCCTAAAAGTTCTTTACCTGTTAGATAAGAGTATACTGGTGTATATGCTATTGAAAATTTTAACTTGTCATTATCATAACAATCAAAATATAATGTTCCTAAAAATTTAATTCCTTTTTCTAAATAAGGTTTACTAAACTTAACAAGTTTATTATAATGAGAATTAAATATATATCTACTATGCTCATCTTTTAATCTTTTAATTATTTCTTGAAATATTGGAACTTTATACTCAACACCTATCTTAGGGGAATACATATATAAAGAACTAAAAATATTTTTCTTATCCTTCCACTCAACTACCGTATTATTCCATAACTCATAAAAAGTTATTAGAATATCATTTTTCAAATTAATCTTTTCAACATCATATATATTAAATAGTATATCTATAATTTCGCTTATTGAATTTTCTCCATTACAATATTTTAGAATTTCATAAGCAACCTCACTTAAGTAAATAACATCATAATTAGATAAAACTAATTGATAGTTACAATTCTTTTCATCAACTACAATTTTTTCCTTTTGAAATATAGGATAATAATTATTTAAATCTTTATCTTTTAACTTATCTAAAAATTGCTTATATTCCATTAACGCTCCTCCCTTTCATAATATAATCTATATAATATCCTATTATTTTCTTCTTTATTACTATTGATAACTAAATCCTTTTCAAATCCAATGCCTTTTATATTATCTAAATTTATCTTATCACTTTGGCAGTTTAAGATATCTAATTTAATACGTGACCATGAATAAAAAGAATATTCCTTTTTTATTTTGTTGATTGTATCAGATAAAAACTTTATATTTTTCGTATTAAACGCCCAAATGGTAATTTCACTTTCATCCTCTTCCAATTCAGGAACTTTGTATATTATAAAGTCAGCATTCTCCTCTTTCCCATCCTTAAAAATTAAAATTTTATAATCAAATAGTAATCTTCTAAGACTGGTTTCATCAAATGACTTTAAATCCATTTCAAAACTAATAAAATAGTCATCATTTTTTTCTAATTTTTTTGATTTTATTAACTTGAAAGCTTCTTCTACCTCTGAATATTGCACTACTTCAATATCTTCCATTATTCTCACCACCCCAACTCTAACAGTAATTTCTTTGTTTTTTCTTCATAGTTATCATTTAATAAATCCAAATCTATATTTTTATCAAGGTAAATTTCAGGTAATCCAATACGACTTAAATCCATATCATCTACTGAATGAATTTTAGATATAATAGCTTTTAAAAATTCATTATCCCATACATCTTTTAATCCAGCATCCATATATTGTTTTATAGAAGCTTTCTTTACATTTCCAAATGCTATTGGTAAATATGGTGATATTAAAATATCTCCATATGCATTAACTGCAACATGAATGTTAGATTTTTTTACTCCATCAATAAATCTTAAGTGCTCTAATGGATCTCCCCATTCAATGGTAAAGTTTTGATTTATATATTGAATCTTCTTTTTATCTAATATACTTTTATATTTAATAAAGCCATTATAATCTAAAAGATAATCATTTAAATTTTTCTTAGCTCTTCCTAAAGACATAGCTGGCTGTATCCTAAAATTTGAAATTCCCAAATTATATGCGTTATCTATAGCATTGCCCAGATCTTTTATATTTTTTTCCGTTGGAACAAATGCAGTTTCCACATTAATTCCATTTTTAACCAAATTATCAACTGCTTGTATTGCTCTTTCATAACTTCCTGGCATATTTCTCATCCAATCATGTTCTTCAGAGTTAGCGCCATCAATACTAATTTGTACACTTTTTATACCATTCTCAGCTAAATTGTAAGCCACTTCTTCATCTATTAGATACCCATTAGATACTAGGGCTACATTTATTTGATCATTATAATTTTTAACAGTTTTCCCCACTTTGTAAACAATATCTTTTCTTAGAAGTGCTTCTCCACCACAACAACATAAAGAATCGACTCCCAATTCTAAAAATTCATTAACATTTTTTATTATTTGGTCTTCTGTCATTTCTATTAAACCATTATTATGTTCACCACTTGAATTAAAACAGTGTTTACATCTAAAATTACATTTATATGTTATATCAATTTGTGCCGATTTAATTAACTTCATGTAAATTCACCTCATAACTTCAAAATTACTATATATCCCCTATACATCCAAATAATAACTTTGGATGTATAGAGAATATACTCTACATTAGTCTGGTGCAACAACTGCAGCAACAACTACAACGACTGCAACAAGTCCAGCTTCATGAACTCTTTCTTCGCCTAAATGTGTTACTACAGGCTTTTCATATTTCTTTTTTTGCATAATTATCACCTCCTTTCCATTTTTTAGGACTAATCATATTTCTTAACCCTTATATATCAAGACCTTTAAGACCTAAATTTTTTATATCACTCAAATCTCCTAGTATCTTTTATACCTCTTTGGAAACAACAGGCACTGATTATAGATCCAATTTTAATGAAACCTCAGATTACTTTAAGTTTTTTTATTCAATGAGAACCGAATATGAACATTATAATTCTCTAATCTGTATTCACTTTTAAAAGATCAATTATACTCATCTATATATATTTTTTGTCTATCCAATGATTTATCATTTGTTATATTTATTATTATCCATTAAATAGACAAATGCCTCGTTCTTCATATTGCTTTAAATAATCAAATATAAAATCTCTAGCATATCGGTTGACCCTAGGATGAGTTCTCTTAAAAATATATAAATCAGTACTAAAGTTATGATTGTCATAAACGCTTTC harbors:
- a CDS encoding radical SAM protein translates to MNILLTFVPAMVAKKKFELWEAPPMALYVLETVLRHAGNNVKIVDPSEYLELNGEEELPQKSFELLSEKLEGIDLVAFSVNTFNWGISKIIINNLSKEFPNLLIALGGLHPTIFDEYALNTTGAHFVMRGEGEKTFPELVSCLEKGESLDYIENLSYKKNGRIKINKSAKSLPVEFLETCEQPDYSLMYQKGVYKVYPVESSRGCAFSCVFCSIPHRNNWRGYSPENVVDRVDNLVENIINLEDIDHVLFVDDCFSIDTKRAAKIFHRLFEKYGTKIKYFIEVRVSNIIKGDLFYNIPKDMISGMQIGVECGYDEGLKLVGKGITVAQLCKSLEIMHITSFANKIFLSFIIGFPWEDEADINKTLDTVQYIAQRYKVVCNLNWLLMLPSDLWSQREKYNIDVDETIYDDPLWVSSKEIFYKVHPKISKDEVKRVEERIIKLTKLSHSLVLFKKLELE
- a CDS encoding radical SAM protein; amino-acid sequence: MKLIKSAQIDITYKCNFRCKHCFNSSGEHNNGLIEMTEDQIIKNVNEFLELGVDSLCCCGGEALLRKDIVYKVGKTVKNYNDQINVALVSNGYLIDEEVAYNLAENGIKSVQISIDGANSEEHDWMRNMPGSYERAIQAVDNLVKNGINVETAFVPTEKNIKDLGNAIDNAYNLGISNFRIQPAMSLGRAKKNLNDYLLDYNGFIKYKSILDKKKIQYINQNFTIEWGDPLEHLRFIDGVKKSNIHVAVNAYGDILISPYLPIAFGNVKKASIKQYMDAGLKDVWDNEFLKAIISKIHSVDDMDLSRIGLPEIYLDKNIDLDLLNDNYEEKTKKLLLELGW
- a CDS encoding PqqD family protein, with translation MEYKQFLDKLKDKDLNNYYPIFQKEKIVVDEKNCNYQLVLSNYDVIYLSEVAYEILKYCNGENSISEIIDILFNIYDVEKINLKNDILITFYELWNNTVVEWKDKKNIFSSLYMYSPKIGVEYKVPIFQEIIKRLKDEHSRYIFNSHYNKLVKFSKPYLEKGIKFLGTLYFDCYDNDKLKFSIAYTPVYSYLTGKELLGFNIEYILILDDDIEFVKENLGELLKWSMTFINLNSLKARTDRLFFQIELSSENGKIDFLSSLGFSKNQCNKGRNIIMEKLIKY